The following are encoded together in the Malaya genurostris strain Urasoe2022 chromosome 3, Malgen_1.1, whole genome shotgun sequence genome:
- the LOC131439360 gene encoding protein transport protein Sec61 subunit alpha-like, protein MGIKFLEIIKPFCSILPEIAKPERKIQFREKVLWTAITLFIFLVCCQIPLFGIMSSDSADPFYWIRVILASNRGTLMELGISPIVTSGLIMQLLAGAKIIEVGDTPKDRALFNGAQKLFGMVITIGQAIVYVMTGMYGDPAEIGAGVCLLIIIQLFVAGLIVLLLDELLQKGYGLGSGISLFIATNICETIVWKAFSPATVNTGRGTEFEGAVIALFHLLATRQDKVRGLREAFYRQNLPNLMNLLATVLVFAVVIYFQGFRVDLPIKSARFRGQYSSYPIKLFYTSNIPIILQSALVSNLYVISQMLAVKFHGNLLVNLLGTWADVSGGGPARAYPIGGLCYYLSPPENLSHIATDPIHALLYIVFMLGSCAFFSKTWIDVSGSSAKDVAKQLKEQQMIMRGHRENSMIHELNRYIPTAAAFGGLCIGALSVIADFMGAIGSGTGILLAVTIIYQYFEIFVKEQSEMGGMGTMLF, encoded by the exons ATGGGAA TTAAATTTTTGGAAATTATAAAACCGTTCTGCAGTATCCTGCCGGAAATTGCAAAACCGGAACGAAAGATTCAATTTCGAGAGAAGGTACTATGGACGGCCATTACTCTGTTCATTTTCCTGGTCTGCTGTCAGATTCCACTGTTCGGTATCATGAGTTCGGACTCAGCGGATCCCTTCTACTGGATACGTGTCATCCTGGCTTCCAATCGAGGCACACTGATGGAGCTCGGAATTTCGCCGATTGTAACATCTGGTTTGATCATGCAACTTCTGGCCGGAGCAAAAATAATTGAGGTTGGTGATACCCCAAAGGATCGGGCTTTGTTCAATGGGGCACAAAAACTGTTCGGCATGGTCATTACTATCGGTCAAGCTATCGTGTACGTTATGACCGGAATGTACGGTGATCCAGCGGAGATTGGGGCCGGTGTATGTCTACTGATCATCATTCAGTTGTTCGTTGCTGGATTGATAGTACTTCTGTTGGATGAACTGTTGCAAAAAGGTTACGGTCTTGGCTCGGGAATTTCGCTATTTATTGCAACCAACATCTGTGAAACGATTGTGTGGAAGGCTTTTTCACCAGCTACGGTTAACACGGGTCGCGGTACTGAGTTCGAAGGTGCTGTTATTGCTCTCTTCCATTTGTTGGCCACTCGGCAGGACAAGGTTCGAGGACTTCGCGAGGCGTTCTATCGTCAGAATCTTCCGAATTTGATGAATCTGTTGGCGACGGTTCTAGTCTTTGCGGTGGTCATATACTTCCAAGGTTTCCGGGTGGATTTGCCAATCAAATCGGCACGTTTCCGTGGTCAATACAGCAGCTATCCAATTAAACTATTCTACACGAGCAACATCCCCATCATTCTGCAGTCGGCACTGGTTTCCAATCTTTACGTCATTTCACAG ATGTTGGCAGTAAAATTCCACGGTAACCTTTTGGTTAATCTGTTGGGAACCTGGGCCGACGTGAGCGGGGGTGGACCGGCACGTGCCTACCCGATCGGAGGTCTCTGCTACTATCTGTCACCACCGGAGAACTTATCGCACATCGCCACTGACCCAATCCATGCCCTTCTCTACATCGTTTTCATGCTAGGCAGCTGCGCGTTCTTCTCGAAAACCTGGATCGATGTGTCCGGCAGTTCGGCCAAGGATGTCGCCAAGCAGCTGAAGGAACAGCAGATGATTATGCGTGGCCACCGAGAGAACTCGATGATCCACGAACTGAACCGGTACATTCCGACGGCGGCTGCCTTCGGCGGTTTGTGCATCGGGGCACTGTCGGTGATTGCTGATTTCATGGGTGCAATTGGATCCGGAACCGGTATTCTGCTAGCTGTGACCATTATCTATCAGTACTTCGAGATATTCGTTAAGGAACAGAGCGAAATGGGTGGAATGGGAACGATGCTGTTCTAG